A genomic segment from Nodularia sphaerocarpa UHCC 0038 encodes:
- a CDS encoding HEAT repeat domain-containing protein, protein MPRNIRWDESLLENVLILVEALMQLSELQPENLQPKPPLYVQWEADKLRVTGYKTTSTRGKIARTVEVGTKKEDLLKLVTREGKTLKLPQRQKESGSSPPERELQEVQYFLDSLRELGLLKEYGKNTKNQGYWKFTLTLKHQTASKEENLQVVKQKWNEHPKTKATSQTTPTTDRSIDWRDICHKSLENAKLRHKATEKGFEVNVDVSLGLVERKQQQRRGEHEQREQENVYALDKEVIVKTYEHDNFLQEVIGKKPAGNHKHIAIIGEPGAGKTTLLTNIASFIKDKSEDLPIFISLANLQRKTIEDYLLKIWLTQAMKLVKVVVTPEIEHQLIERFRKRGVWLLLDGVDEMGESSPIQALSKINQALKELPIEVRVVLTCRLNVWDANVKNTLTGFDIYKTQEFKPEQIDDFIQQWFTCAEKQQRGEELKAKLKETKYEKICKLVTNPLRLALLCQTFYLDKQGELPETKAALYQRFRRYFYEWKPEHFYELINSDDLKDELHNALSKLAFAGINSAARFRLKRSLARQKMGEKLFKLACDVGWLNLVDRLAGTDEEVYAFFHPNFQEYFAALEVNDWREFFKHIPNNPTQGVYRIFEPQWKEVILLWLGRENVEAREKEAFIKALVEFDDQCGDWSNIHQVRHGYYKFRAYFLAAAGITEFKYSQAKEIVEQILRWGFAKFNIAKQQWVTFIYPISNGVKAALLQTERATAIDVLVNFIADSNVDVSTKSQALSSLGEIGSGNQTAIDALVKLIADSNVDNFTKHYALSSLGEIGSGNQTAIDALVKLIADSNVDNSTKHYALSRLGEIGSGNQTAIDALVNLIADSNVDNDTKSQAVYSLGQIDPGNQTAIDALVKLIADSNVDNSTKRLVASRLGEIGSGNQTAIDALVKLITDSNVDNDTKRLVASRLGKIDPGNQTAIDALVKLIADSNVDDFTKYQAASRLGEIGFGNQTAIDALVKLIADSNVDNDTNYEAASSLGQIDPGNQTAIDALVKLIAGSNVGDFTKYQAASRLGQIDPGNQTAIDALVKLIADSNVDNDTKRLVASRLGKIDPGNQTAIDALVKLIADSNVDDFTKYQAASSLGQIGFGNQTAIDALVKLIADSNVDDSTNYEAASSLGQIDPGNQTAIDALVKLIAGSNVDNFTKYEAASSLENILTKEHIASVVTVLKDCLSDEIYNSNFDLFTQYYRLFWDCAQNLTYSDFYQAWHSGENSDNLDSPSQTFTPQNLQAAINSDRLLSQTIHLICIDTSKFIDPNHPASKIYTEIVKAGYPKCEDGTPKTMTELQTYWDLLESDKCVVLVFYQGMGSQSEQLSDRILHDLSRFDNTICDIGDQTSDDILNRLRSLQS, encoded by the coding sequence ATGCCAAGGAATATTCGTTGGGATGAATCGCTTTTAGAGAATGTGCTGATTTTGGTGGAAGCTTTAATGCAACTGTCTGAACTGCAACCTGAAAACTTACAACCAAAACCCCCGCTTTATGTTCAGTGGGAAGCTGATAAACTGCGCGTTACAGGATACAAAACTACATCGACACGAGGAAAAATAGCTAGAACAGTTGAAGTTGGCACAAAGAAGGAAGACTTACTCAAGCTTGTGACAAGGGAAGGTAAAACTTTAAAACTGCCTCAGCGCCAAAAAGAATCTGGTAGCAGTCCGCCAGAAAGAGAATTACAGGAAGTGCAGTATTTTCTCGACAGTCTCAGAGAATTGGGACTGTTGAAGGAATATGGCAAAAATACCAAGAATCAAGGTTATTGGAAATTTACGCTGACGCTGAAACATCAAACTGCATCAAAGGAAGAGAATTTGCAGGTGGTGAAGCAGAAGTGGAACGAACACCCCAAGACAAAAGCAACTTCTCAGACTACCCCAACCACAGATAGAAGCATTGACTGGCGGGATATTTGCCACAAAAGCTTAGAAAATGCAAAACTCAGACACAAAGCCACAGAAAAAGGTTTTGAAGTCAATGTTGATGTTTCTTTAGGACTGGTGGAACGCAAACAGCAGCAACGCCGAGGTGAACACGAACAGCGAGAACAAGAAAATGTCTATGCATTAGATAAAGAAGTCATTGTCAAAACTTATGAACATGACAACTTTCTTCAAGAAGTGATTGGAAAAAAACCAGCCGGAAATCACAAGCATATTGCCATCATCGGAGAACCAGGTGCAGGTAAGACAACTTTATTAACTAATATCGCCTCTTTTATTAAAGACAAATCTGAAGATTTACCCATCTTTATATCTCTTGCTAACTTGCAAAGAAAGACTATTGAAGACTATTTACTCAAAATATGGCTGACTCAAGCCATGAAATTAGTTAAAGTTGTCGTCACTCCAGAAATTGAACATCAGTTAATCGAACGCTTTCGCAAAAGAGGGGTTTGGCTGCTGTTAGATGGTGTAGATGAAATGGGTGAAAGTTCTCCTATCCAAGCATTAAGCAAAATTAATCAAGCACTCAAAGAATTGCCCATAGAGGTGCGGGTGGTGCTGACTTGTCGGTTAAATGTTTGGGATGCCAATGTTAAGAATACACTTACAGGTTTTGACATCTATAAAACCCAAGAGTTTAAACCAGAGCAAATTGACGACTTCATTCAGCAATGGTTTACTTGTGCTGAAAAGCAACAGCGCGGTGAAGAACTCAAGGCAAAATTAAAAGAAACTAAATATGAAAAAATCTGTAAATTGGTAACAAATCCTTTGCGTTTGGCGCTGTTGTGTCAAACTTTCTATCTGGACAAGCAAGGAGAACTACCAGAAACTAAAGCCGCCCTTTATCAGAGATTTAGACGCTATTTCTATGAGTGGAAACCTGAACATTTTTATGAACTAATTAACTCTGATGATTTGAAGGATGAATTACATAATGCTTTAAGTAAATTGGCTTTTGCAGGTATTAATAGCGCGGCTAGATTTCGCTTGAAGCGGAGTTTAGCACGGCAAAAAATGGGTGAAAAGCTGTTTAAATTAGCTTGTGATGTCGGTTGGTTGAATTTAGTAGACAGGTTAGCAGGAACAGATGAAGAAGTTTATGCTTTCTTTCATCCCAACTTTCAGGAATATTTTGCAGCTTTAGAGGTTAATGATTGGCGCGAGTTTTTTAAACATATTCCCAACAATCCTACGCAAGGTGTTTACCGCATTTTTGAACCGCAGTGGAAGGAAGTAATTTTGCTGTGGTTGGGAAGAGAAAATGTAGAGGCGAGAGAGAAAGAGGCATTTATTAAAGCGTTGGTGGAATTTGATGATCAATGTGGAGATTGGAGCAATATCCATCAAGTAAGACATGGATATTATAAATTTAGAGCTTATTTTCTTGCTGCTGCGGGTATTACAGAGTTTAAATATTCCCAAGCAAAGGAAATAGTTGAACAAATCCTTAGATGGGGCTTTGCTAAGTTCAATATTGCAAAACAGCAATGGGTGACATTTATTTACCCAATTTCAAACGGAGTAAAAGCAGCACTCCTACAAACAGAACGCGCAACAGCCATTGATGTCTTGGTGAACTTCATCGCCGACTCCAATGTGGATGTCTCTACCAAATCCCAAGCTTTATCTAGCTTAGGGGAAATTGGCTCTGGCAACCAAACAGCCATTGATGCCTTGGTGAAGTTAATCGCCGACTCCAATGTGGATAACTTTACCAAACACTATGCTTTATCTAGCTTAGGGGAAATTGGCTCCGGCAACCAAACAGCCATTGATGCCTTGGTGAAGTTAATCGCCGACTCCAATGTGGATAACTCTACCAAACACTATGCTTTATCTAGGTTAGGGGAAATTGGCTCTGGCAACCAAACAGCCATTGATGCCTTGGTGAATTTAATCGCCGACTCCAATGTGGATAACGATACCAAATCCCAAGCGGTATATAGCTTAGGGCAAATTGACCCAGGCAACCAAACAGCCATTGATGCCTTGGTGAAGTTAATCGCCGACTCCAATGTGGATAACTCTACCAAACGCCTAGTGGCATCTAGGTTAGGGGAAATTGGCTCTGGCAACCAAACAGCCATTGATGCCTTGGTGAAGTTAATCACCGACTCTAATGTGGATAACGATACCAAACGCCTAGTGGCATCTAGGTTAGGGAAAATTGACCCAGGTAACCAAACAGCCATTGATGCCTTGGTGAAGTTAATCGCCGACTCCAATGTGGATGACTTTACCAAATACCAAGCGGCATCTAGGTTAGGGGAAATTGGCTTTGGCAACCAAACAGCTATTGATGCCTTGGTGAAGTTAATCGCTGACTCCAATGTGGATAACGATACCAACTACGAAGCAGCATCTAGCTTAGGGCAAATTGACCCAGGCAACCAAACAGCCATTGATGCCTTGGTGAAGTTAATCGCCGGCTCTAATGTGGGTGACTTTACCAAATACCAAGCGGCATCTAGGTTAGGGCAAATTGACCCAGGCAACCAAACAGCCATTGATGCCTTGGTGAAGTTAATCGCCGACTCTAATGTGGATAACGATACCAAACGCCTAGTGGCATCTAGGTTAGGGAAAATTGACCCAGGTAACCAAACAGCCATTGATGCCTTGGTGAAGTTAATCGCCGACTCCAATGTGGATGACTTTACCAAATACCAAGCGGCATCTAGCTTAGGGCAAATTGGCTTTGGCAACCAAACAGCTATTGATGCCTTGGTGAAGTTAATCGCTGACTCCAATGTGGATGACTCTACCAACTACGAAGCAGCATCTAGCTTAGGGCAAATTGACCCAGGCAACCAAACAGCCATTGATGCCTTGGTGAAGTTAATCGCCGGCTCCAATGTGGATAACTTTACCAAATACGAAGCGGCATCTAGCTTAGAGAACATTTTGACAAAAGAACACATTGCGAGTGTTGTCACTGTGTTGAAGGATTGTTTATCAGATGAAATTTATAACAGTAATTTTGACCTCTTCACGCAATATTACCGCCTCTTCTGGGACTGCGCCCAAAATCTAACCTACTCAGATTTTTATCAAGCATGGCACTCTGGGGAAAACTCAGATAATTTAGATTCGCCTAGCCAGACTTTTACACCCCAAAACCTGCAAGCTGCCATTAACAGCGATCGCCTACTCAGTCAAACCATCCACCTGATCTGCATTGACACTAGCAAATTTATAGACCCCAATCACCCAGCATCTAAAATTTACACTGAAATAGTCAAAGCTGGCTATCCCAAGTGCGAAGATGGCACACCAAAGACAATGACGGAACTTCAAACTTATTGGGACTTGCTAGAAAGTGACAAATGTGTGGTTTTAGTGTTTTATCAAGGTATGGGTTCACAATCAGAACAATTAAGCGATCGCATTCTCCACGACCTCAGCAGATTTGACAATACCATTTGTGACATCGGCGACCAAACAAGCGATGATATTTTAAATAGGCTGCGGAGTCTGCAAAGTTAA
- a CDS encoding phosphoadenylyl-sulfate reductase has translation MVAAQTNLNIPALEAEYSERTPREIIKFALETFNNLSISFSGAEDIVLIDIASKITKDFRVFTLDTGRLHPETYQLLDQVREHYGIKLEVQFPDAAEVQALVEEKGLFSFYQDGHKECCGVRKVRPLRRKLNTLDAWITGQRKDQSPSTRNHIPVIEVDTAFSTPDHQLIKFNPLANWSSTRVWEYIRAFNVPYNKLHERGFISIGCEPCTRPVLPSQHEREGRWWWEESTKKECGLHAGNLEK, from the coding sequence ATGGTAGCCGCCCAAACAAATTTAAATATTCCCGCCCTAGAAGCAGAATATAGTGAAAGAACACCCAGGGAAATTATCAAATTTGCCTTGGAGACTTTTAACAATCTCTCGATTTCTTTTAGTGGTGCTGAGGATATTGTCCTGATTGATATCGCCTCAAAAATTACTAAGGATTTCCGTGTTTTTACACTGGACACCGGACGCTTGCACCCTGAAACTTATCAGTTATTGGATCAGGTGAGAGAACATTATGGAATTAAATTAGAGGTTCAATTCCCCGATGCTGCGGAAGTACAAGCTTTAGTAGAAGAAAAGGGCTTGTTTAGTTTCTATCAAGATGGTCACAAGGAATGTTGCGGAGTTCGCAAAGTCAGACCATTACGCCGCAAACTTAATACCCTTGATGCTTGGATTACCGGACAGCGCAAAGACCAAAGCCCTAGTACCCGCAACCATATTCCTGTAATTGAAGTTGATACTGCTTTTTCTACCCCAGACCATCAGTTAATTAAATTTAACCCCTTAGCAAACTGGTCTTCTACAAGGGTGTGGGAATACATCCGCGCTTTCAATGTGCCTTATAATAAGTTGCACGAACGCGGTTTTATCAGCATCGGTTGCGAACCTTGTACTAGACCTGTGTTACCTAGCCAGCATGAACGCGAAGGGCGTTGGTGGTGGGAAGAATCCACAAAGAAAGAGTGCGGTTTACACGCTGGGAATTTAGAAAAATAG
- a CDS encoding DOMON-like domain-containing protein, protein MKNQTFSLKPFPSEEFLSNLQITGSIARCANKLSLCYQLLGDLKQVVISPISDTPVRSHELWENTCFEFFLGIKDAAEYWEFNLSPAGHWNVYHFDGYRQGMQEETAFNILPFIVQKQSDILTLVLDVDLGKIVEIEAEVEVAITTVIKNKGSAITYWALAHPGVNADFHLRDSFMIGL, encoded by the coding sequence ATGAAAAATCAGACATTTTCTCTAAAACCATTTCCCTCTGAGGAATTTCTGTCTAATTTGCAAATTACAGGTAGTATCGCCCGATGTGCAAATAAACTTAGCCTCTGTTATCAGCTTCTGGGTGATTTAAAACAAGTGGTTATTTCCCCGATATCAGATACACCTGTGCGATCGCATGAACTATGGGAAAATACTTGTTTTGAGTTTTTCCTTGGTATCAAAGATGCAGCAGAGTATTGGGAGTTTAACCTTTCTCCCGCCGGACATTGGAATGTATATCACTTTGATGGCTACCGTCAAGGAATGCAAGAGGAAACAGCTTTTAATATCCTCCCCTTTATTGTCCAGAAGCAATCTGATATTTTAACACTGGTTTTGGATGTTGATTTGGGTAAAATCGTAGAGATAGAAGCAGAAGTTGAGGTTGCAATTACTACGGTAATTAAAAATAAAGGCAGTGCTATTACTTACTGGGCGTTAGCTCATCCAGGAGTAAATGCTGATTTTCATCTGCGAGATAGTTTTATGATTGGGTTGTGA
- a CDS encoding phosphotransferase enzyme family protein: MTKEINLIAIAEKFTSQGQVTGIQSLGNGNINDTFLVTLDSSEKKHFVLQRINTQVFRQPELVMQNMRILTDHVCVRQSRAKGEHRLKLTSANGRWEVPRVLLTQNTQNLWIDENNGYWRAISFVENAQSFDTLPDISYASEIGYALGMFHNLISDLPPAKLADTLPGFHITPAYLQQYEDILNKSYPHLSPEVNYCLQFVSDRTTFANILEDAKATGKLPLRLMHGDPKINNVLFDITTHKAVSIIDLDTVKPGLVHYDIGDCLRSGCNSVGEETQDWEKVYFDTDLCQGILQGYLDVAQAFLTENDYSYIYAAIRLITFELGLRFFTDYLAGNVYFKIKYPEHNLARALVQFKLTESIESQETRIRQIIQDLR, from the coding sequence ATGACAAAAGAGATCAATTTAATTGCTATAGCCGAAAAATTCACGTCTCAAGGTCAAGTTACGGGCATTCAATCGTTGGGAAATGGTAATATTAATGACACTTTTCTGGTAACTCTGGATTCTTCAGAGAAAAAGCATTTTGTGCTGCAACGCATCAATACCCAGGTGTTTCGGCAGCCAGAACTGGTGATGCAGAATATGCGTATTTTAACAGATCATGTTTGCGTTCGGCAAAGCCGCGCCAAAGGCGAGCATCGCCTAAAACTTACCTCAGCCAATGGGCGTTGGGAGGTTCCCCGCGTGTTATTAACTCAAAATACTCAAAACCTCTGGATAGACGAGAATAATGGCTACTGGCGGGCTATCAGCTTCGTGGAAAACGCCCAATCATTCGACACTTTGCCAGATATTTCATACGCTTCAGAAATTGGCTATGCCTTGGGAATGTTCCACAATCTGATTAGTGATTTACCCCCGGCAAAACTCGCTGATACTTTACCAGGATTTCATATTACACCTGCTTATCTTCAACAGTACGAGGATATACTGAACAAAAGTTACCCGCATTTATCCCCAGAGGTTAATTATTGCTTACAATTTGTCAGCGACCGCACTACCTTTGCAAATATCTTAGAAGATGCCAAAGCTACAGGCAAACTACCATTACGCCTGATGCACGGCGACCCCAAAATAAATAACGTGTTGTTTGATATTACTACTCACAAAGCAGTTAGCATCATCGACCTCGATACCGTGAAGCCGGGGTTAGTACATTACGACATTGGCGACTGTTTGCGGTCGGGTTGTAATTCGGTGGGAGAAGAAACACAAGATTGGGAAAAAGTTTATTTTGATACAGATTTGTGTCAGGGAATTTTACAGGGTTATCTGGATGTTGCTCAAGCTTTTCTCACAGAAAATGATTATAGCTACATTTATGCTGCTATTCGTCTGATTACCTTTGAGTTAGGGCTGAGATTCTTTACTGACTATTTAGCGGGGAATGTCTACTTCAAAATTAAGTATCCAGAACATAATTTAGCCAGGGCGTTAGTTCAGTTTAAGCTGACTGAAAGTATCGAATCTCAAGAAACAAGGATTCGCCAAATTATTCAAGATTTGAGATGA
- a CDS encoding Uma2 family endonuclease, producing MNVVKPKRFTIDEYHRLIELGLLTEGDRIELIRGELMQMTAKGRVHTVCSSILCRQLDRLLGDRAVIRGQDPITLPNHSEPEPDIVITRGKDEDYLVHHPYPADILLVIEISDSTLIYDQTKKLSLYAEAGIVDYWIVNLPARQLERYNQPYQNAQNNFSYLSQQISLSHQSIPIPGFADVLLDLSRIFPEGAAAH from the coding sequence ATGAATGTCGTCAAACCTAAGCGATTCACTATAGACGAGTATCATCGGCTGATTGAACTTGGTTTACTTACGGAAGGCGATCGCATTGAATTGATTCGAGGAGAACTGATGCAAATGACGGCAAAAGGAAGAGTGCATACAGTGTGTAGTTCTATCCTATGTCGCCAACTGGATCGGTTGTTAGGCGATCGCGCCGTCATCCGTGGGCAAGATCCCATTACCCTACCCAATCACAGTGAACCAGAGCCTGATATTGTGATTACAAGAGGAAAAGATGAGGATTATCTTGTTCATCATCCCTACCCAGCAGATATTTTGTTAGTTATCGAAATTTCTGATTCCACATTGATTTATGACCAAACAAAAAAGCTATCTCTATACGCAGAAGCCGGAATTGTTGATTATTGGATTGTAAATTTGCCGGCTCGTCAACTTGAGCGATACAATCAACCTTATCAAAATGCTCAAAATAATTTTAGCTATCTCAGCCAGCAGATTTCTCTATCTCACCAATCAATACCAATTCCTGGCTTTGCAGATGTCTTATTGGACTTGAGTCGGATTTTTCCAGAGGGTGCGGCTGCTCATTGA
- a CDS encoding AGE family epimerase/isomerase codes for MGYDFKTLTELYKNALLNDVLPFWEKNSLDWQHGGYFTCLNRAGEVYDTDKFIWLQNRQIWTFSMLYNQLEKRDTWLKIAKNGADFLAQHGRDGEGNWYFSLTREGQPLVEPYNIFSDCFAAMAFSQYALASGEDWAKDVAMQAYNNVLRRKDNPKGKYNKTYPGTRPMKSLAVPMILANLTLEMEWLLPGETLENVLASTVQEVMTDFLDQERGLMYENVAPDGSHIDCFEGRLINPGHGIEAMWFIMDIANRTKDTKTINQAVDVVLNILNFAWDSEYGGLYYFMDADGHPPQQLEWDQKLWWVHLESLVALAMGYRLTGRDVCWEWYEKMHNYTWSHFADPEYGEWFGYLNRRGEVLLNLKGGKWKGCFHVPRALYLCWRQFEALALKSV; via the coding sequence ATGGGGTACGACTTTAAAACGCTGACTGAACTTTATAAAAACGCGCTCCTCAATGACGTACTGCCATTTTGGGAAAAAAACTCACTCGACTGGCAGCATGGCGGCTATTTTACCTGTCTCAACCGTGCAGGTGAGGTTTACGATACTGACAAATTCATCTGGTTGCAAAATCGCCAAATCTGGACTTTTTCTATGCTGTACAACCAGCTAGAAAAGCGGGATACATGGTTAAAAATTGCTAAAAATGGGGCTGATTTTCTCGCGCAACATGGCAGAGATGGCGAAGGTAATTGGTATTTTTCCCTCACCCGTGAAGGTCAGCCACTGGTAGAACCTTACAATATATTTTCTGATTGTTTTGCAGCGATGGCATTTAGTCAATACGCCTTGGCTTCTGGGGAAGATTGGGCTAAGGATGTAGCAATGCAAGCTTACAATAATGTATTGCGCCGCAAAGATAATCCTAAAGGTAAATATAATAAGACGTATCCCGGTACACGCCCAATGAAATCTTTGGCTGTACCGATGATTTTAGCCAATCTGACTCTAGAAATGGAATGGCTGCTACCCGGTGAAACTCTGGAAAATGTCCTGGCTAGCACTGTTCAAGAAGTGATGACGGATTTTCTCGACCAGGAACGAGGGCTGATGTATGAAAATGTCGCCCCTGATGGTTCTCACATTGATTGCTTTGAAGGGCGGTTAATTAATCCTGGTCACGGTATCGAAGCCATGTGGTTTATTATGGATATCGCTAACCGGACAAAGGATACTAAGACTATTAATCAAGCTGTTGATGTGGTGCTAAATATCCTCAATTTTGCCTGGGATAGTGAGTATGGCGGTTTATATTACTTTATGGATGCAGACGGTCATCCTCCACAGCAACTGGAATGGGATCAAAAGTTGTGGTGGGTACATTTAGAGTCTTTAGTAGCATTAGCAATGGGTTATCGCTTGACGGGGCGTGATGTGTGTTGGGAATGGTATGAAAAGATGCACAATTATACTTGGTCGCACTTTGCAGATCCAGAATACGGCGAATGGTTCGGTTATCTCAATCGCCGGGGGGAAGTATTGTTAAATCTTAAAGGTGGTAAATGGAAGGGCTGTTTTCATGTCCCCCGTGCATTATATCTTTGCTGGCGACAGTTTGAGGCGTTGGCTTTAAAGTCAGTTTAA
- a CDS encoding class I SAM-dependent methyltransferase — MSKKRNSPDPIQLFPSQTPYNSENWQERVAQVGYRFNRQYQKQDLELPAELQEMPIYQEWVTGLLSGKIVSPFWEIAQPKKNQHCLDIGCGVSLLIYPWRDWLAYFYGQEISTVARDTLNSRGPQLNSKLFKGVELGAAHQLNYSADQFDLAIATGFSCYFPLKYWSAVLAEVKRVLKPEGHFVFDILNPEQPLAEDWAVLETYLGAEVFLEPVAEWEKMLKATGAKVVARQSGGLFDLYKVKF, encoded by the coding sequence ATGTCTAAAAAGCGTAATTCACCAGACCCAATTCAGCTTTTTCCCTCCCAAACTCCCTATAACTCAGAAAACTGGCAAGAAAGAGTGGCGCAGGTGGGGTATCGCTTTAACCGACAATATCAAAAGCAAGACTTGGAATTACCAGCAGAATTACAAGAAATGCCCATATATCAAGAATGGGTAACTGGTCTGTTGTCTGGAAAAATTGTTTCTCCTTTTTGGGAAATTGCTCAACCGAAAAAAAACCAGCACTGTTTGGATATTGGCTGTGGTGTCAGCTTGTTAATCTATCCTTGGCGGGATTGGCTAGCATACTTTTATGGGCAAGAAATTAGCACTGTGGCACGGGATACCCTCAATTCTCGTGGACCGCAATTAAATTCTAAGCTGTTTAAAGGTGTGGAGTTGGGAGCAGCCCATCAATTAAACTACTCCGCAGACCAGTTTGATTTGGCGATCGCCACAGGATTTAGCTGCTATTTTCCCCTAAAATATTGGAGTGCTGTCTTAGCAGAAGTCAAGCGCGTCTTGAAACCAGAGGGACATTTTGTATTTGACATCCTCAATCCAGAACAGCCTTTAGCAGAAGATTGGGCAGTTTTGGAAACATATTTAGGCGCTGAGGTATTCCTCGAACCTGTGGCTGAGTGGGAAAAAATGCTCAAAGCTACAGGTGCAAAAGTAGTGGCGCGGCAATCAGGAGGATTATTTGATTTGTATAAGGTAAAGTTTTGA
- a CDS encoding pirin family protein has translation MSQNTIKYLIHDRNARGHAEFGWLDSYHTFSFGNFYDRDRMGFRTLRVINDDRIAPGAGFPRHSHRDMEILTYVLSGAVEHKDSLGTGSIIRPGDAQIMSAGTGIAHSEFNPSQTEPLHLLQIWILPNKQGLTPRYEQKSFPIEEKRGQLRLIAGKDGRDGAVTIHQDIDLYASILDSGDVVNYHVKPDRYAWLQIAQGVATLNGEELRAGDGVQISGEEKLQISTEISTELLLFDLG, from the coding sequence ATGTCTCAAAACACAATTAAGTATCTAATTCATGATAGAAATGCCCGTGGTCATGCTGAGTTTGGCTGGCTCGATAGTTATCATACATTTTCCTTTGGGAATTTTTACGATCGCGATCGCATGGGATTTCGCACCCTGCGGGTAATCAATGATGACCGCATCGCCCCTGGTGCTGGATTTCCTCGCCACAGTCATCGCGATATGGAAATTCTCACTTATGTCCTATCAGGAGCAGTTGAGCATAAAGACAGCTTGGGTACTGGTTCCATCATTCGTCCTGGTGACGCACAGATTATGAGTGCAGGAACTGGAATCGCTCACAGTGAATTTAATCCCTCACAAACTGAGCCACTGCACTTGCTGCAAATTTGGATTTTACCAAACAAGCAAGGATTAACACCCAGATATGAACAAAAATCATTTCCTATAGAAGAAAAGCGCGGTCAACTACGCTTAATTGCTGGTAAAGATGGGCGAGATGGTGCTGTGACAATTCACCAAGATATTGATTTATATGCCTCTATTTTAGACTCAGGTGATGTTGTCAATTATCACGTTAAACCTGATCGTTATGCTTGGTTACAAATAGCTCAAGGTGTCGCAACCTTAAATGGTGAGGAACTTAGAGCAGGTGATGGCGTGCAAATCAGTGGTGAAGAAAAACTGCAAATCAGTACCGAAATTAGCACAGAACTCTTACTTTTTGATTTGGGTTAA
- a CDS encoding thiol-disulfide oxidoreductase DCC family protein — translation MNYYFIYDGNCNLCVTLVQLLENLDQGKLFRYAPMQDEQTLGQWGVTPQDCEQGMILIDANAPARRWQGSDAAEEIGRLLPMGSVFVEAYRALPGMKWVGDRFYEQIRDNRYTLFGKRTSTYQSPYCVDGSCKTGNDS, via the coding sequence ATGAATTACTACTTTATTTACGACGGAAATTGCAATCTCTGCGTCACCCTAGTCCAGTTACTGGAAAACCTAGACCAAGGAAAGCTGTTTCGCTACGCCCCCATGCAAGATGAGCAAACACTGGGACAGTGGGGAGTTACACCCCAAGATTGCGAACAAGGGATGATTTTAATTGATGCTAATGCACCCGCAAGACGTTGGCAAGGTAGTGATGCTGCTGAGGAGATTGGGCGGTTATTACCGATGGGAAGTGTATTTGTGGAAGCTTATCGGGCGTTACCTGGGATGAAGTGGGTAGGCGATCGCTTCTATGAACAAATCCGCGACAACCGCTATACTCTTTTTGGCAAGCGTACAAGTACTTATCAATCGCCGTATTGTGTCGATGGTAGCTGCAAAACTGGTAATGATTCATAA
- the psbQ gene encoding photosystem II protein PsbQ translates to MARQRSIFSLILVLLATFLISCGSPSVTVAPPTYTATQLERIGEYVPKIQAVRDRSEELKTLINKKDWIDVGNFIHGPMTEARSSMTYIIPNLLPSVQPVARQKTRDLLNDLVKIDQAAGQSDTQLALSSYQKAMEDIDKFFQLLPETNS, encoded by the coding sequence ATGGCGCGTCAACGCTCGATTTTTTCTCTGATTTTAGTATTATTAGCTACATTTCTTATCAGTTGTGGTAGCCCTAGCGTCACAGTTGCACCTCCAACTTACACAGCAACTCAACTGGAGAGAATTGGGGAATACGTTCCGAAAATTCAGGCTGTGCGCGATCGCTCAGAGGAACTAAAAACCCTAATCAACAAAAAGGATTGGATTGATGTCGGCAATTTTATACATGGTCCCATGACCGAAGCTAGGTCAAGCATGACTTATATTATCCCCAACCTCCTACCTTCTGTCCAACCCGTAGCACGGCAAAAAACGCGAGATTTACTTAACGACCTGGTTAAAATCGATCAAGCGGCGGGACAAAGTGATACTCAATTGGCTTTGAGTAGCTACCAAAAAGCGATGGAAGACATTGATAAATTCTTCCAACTGCTTCCTGAAACAAACAGTTAG